In a genomic window of Bradyrhizobium ontarionense:
- the cobT gene encoding cobaltochelatase subunit CobT, which produces MTTSNSKLRQGPKEAPTEPFKRSVTGCLRAIAKAPELEVSFAAERPGLAPGKARLPEPPRKMTKRDAAIVRGHADSIALKLACHDPKIHRKLTPGNPQARGVFDAVEQARVEAIGAQRMAGVAKNLTAMLDDHFHRGKYDEITDRADAPLADALAMMVRERLTGMAPPNAARKLVDLWRPILEDRIGSRLDELSRFTEDQARFGDLVHDLLSALDLGDERNADSEEDEDQDDNRDGDNEQSGAEGSPDSDAAQEMSADQAQTTSDEMSESAMEAAQASASDTLDDGELGDDETPGEATRPNRGGANEPRGPEYHAFAPKFDEIIAAEDLCDHDELERLRSYLDKQLAHLQGIVARLANRLQRRLMAQQNRAWEFDLEEGVLDPARLSRVVIDPYQPLSFMREKDATFRDTVVTLLLDNSGSMRGRPITVAATCADILARTLERCGVKVEILGFTTRAWKGGQSREAWLAAGKPANPGRLNDLRHIIYKAADAPWRRARKNLGLMMREGLLKENIDGEALDWAHKRLLGRPEQRKILMMISDGAPVDDSTLSVNPGNYLERHLRHIIEEIETRSPVELIAIGIGHDVTRYYRRAVTIVDAEELGGAITEKLAELFTETQAAPQPARGQKRKLHS; this is translated from the coding sequence ATGACCACATCCAACAGCAAACTCCGGCAAGGACCCAAGGAAGCCCCGACCGAGCCGTTCAAGCGCTCGGTGACGGGGTGCCTGCGCGCGATCGCGAAGGCGCCTGAGCTCGAAGTGTCCTTCGCGGCCGAACGGCCCGGCCTTGCGCCGGGCAAGGCGCGGCTGCCGGAACCGCCGCGCAAGATGACCAAGCGCGACGCCGCCATCGTGCGCGGCCATGCCGATTCGATTGCGCTGAAGCTCGCCTGCCATGACCCCAAGATTCATCGCAAGCTGACCCCGGGCAATCCGCAGGCCCGCGGCGTGTTCGACGCGGTGGAGCAGGCGCGCGTCGAGGCCATCGGCGCGCAGCGCATGGCGGGCGTCGCCAAGAACCTCACGGCGATGCTCGATGATCACTTCCATCGCGGCAAATACGACGAGATCACCGACCGCGCCGACGCACCATTGGCGGACGCGCTGGCCATGATGGTCCGCGAGCGCCTCACCGGCATGGCGCCGCCGAATGCCGCGCGCAAGCTGGTCGATCTGTGGCGGCCGATTCTGGAAGACAGGATCGGCTCGCGGCTCGATGAGCTCAGCCGCTTCACCGAGGATCAGGCCAGGTTCGGCGATCTCGTCCATGACCTCCTGTCCGCGCTCGACCTGGGTGACGAGCGCAACGCCGATTCGGAAGAGGACGAGGACCAGGACGACAACCGCGACGGCGACAACGAACAGTCCGGCGCGGAAGGATCGCCCGACTCCGACGCCGCGCAGGAGATGAGCGCCGACCAGGCGCAGACCACGTCGGACGAGATGTCCGAGAGCGCGATGGAGGCGGCGCAGGCGTCGGCCTCCGACACGCTCGACGACGGCGAGCTGGGCGACGATGAGACCCCGGGCGAAGCGACGCGTCCGAACCGCGGCGGTGCCAATGAGCCGCGCGGACCCGAATATCATGCCTTCGCGCCCAAGTTCGACGAGATCATCGCGGCCGAGGATCTGTGCGATCACGACGAGCTCGAGCGTCTGCGCTCGTATCTCGACAAGCAACTTGCGCATCTGCAGGGCATCGTGGCGCGGCTTGCCAACCGGCTGCAGCGCCGGCTGATGGCGCAGCAGAACCGCGCCTGGGAGTTCGACCTCGAGGAAGGCGTTCTCGATCCGGCGCGACTGTCGCGCGTCGTGATCGATCCCTATCAGCCGCTGTCGTTCATGCGTGAGAAGGATGCGACCTTCCGCGACACCGTGGTGACCTTGCTGCTCGACAATTCCGGCTCGATGCGCGGGCGTCCGATCACGGTCGCCGCGACCTGTGCCGACATTCTCGCGCGAACGCTGGAGCGCTGCGGGGTCAAGGTCGAGATCCTCGGCTTCACGACGCGCGCCTGGAAGGGCGGTCAGTCCCGCGAGGCGTGGCTCGCAGCCGGCAAGCCGGCCAATCCGGGCCGCCTCAACGACCTCAGGCATATCATCTACAAGGCGGCCGACGCACCGTGGCGGCGCGCGCGCAAGAATCTCGGCCTGATGATGCGCGAGGGTCTGCTGAAGGAGAACATCGACGGCGAGGCGCTGGACTGGGCGCACAAGCGGCTGCTCGGCCGGCCCGAGCAGCGCAAGATCCTGATGATGATCTCGGACGGCGCGCCGGTCGACGATTCCACATTGTCGGTCAATCCGGGCAACTATCTCGAGCGCCATCTGCGCCACATCATCGAGGAGATCGAGACCCGCTCGCCGGTCGAGCTGATCGCGATCGGCATCGGTCACGACGTCACGCGCTACTATCGCCGTGCGGTCACCATCGTCGACGCCGAGGAGCTCGGCGGCGCCATCACCGAGAAGCTCGCCGAATTGTTCACGGAGACCCAAGCGGCGCCGCAGCCTGCGCGGGGGCAGAAACGCAAGCTGCATTCGTAG
- a CDS encoding DedA family protein, translated as MAHLLDPLIAFVAAHAGLAYLTLFLAALLEAVPIIGSVIPGTTIILALSALIPGGELQLQWVLVAAILGAMLGDGGAFWIGHRSQREILTTWPFSNYPRLVAQSEAFFHRFGTLAIFFARFVAPIRAVVPITAGALDIPPVRFYAVNIPAIALWACAHVLPGVFAVQLLHRYGSIPHHSHIAKHTWILAVVAGTVLVWLILRMVRKRRETQLAAGAAD; from the coding sequence GTGGCCCATCTGCTCGACCCCCTCATTGCCTTCGTCGCGGCGCACGCGGGGCTGGCCTATCTCACCCTGTTTCTGGCCGCGCTGCTGGAGGCGGTCCCGATCATCGGATCGGTGATCCCGGGGACGACCATCATCCTGGCGCTGAGCGCGCTCATTCCGGGCGGCGAGTTGCAGCTGCAATGGGTGCTGGTCGCGGCCATTCTGGGTGCTATGCTCGGGGACGGCGGCGCGTTCTGGATCGGACATCGCAGCCAGCGCGAAATCCTCACGACCTGGCCGTTCTCAAACTATCCGCGTCTGGTGGCGCAGAGCGAAGCGTTCTTCCACCGCTTCGGCACGCTGGCGATCTTCTTCGCCCGCTTCGTAGCCCCGATCCGCGCCGTCGTGCCGATCACGGCGGGCGCGCTCGACATCCCGCCGGTCCGCTTCTACGCCGTGAACATCCCGGCCATCGCGCTGTGGGCCTGCGCCCATGTCCTGCCCGGCGTGTTTGCGGTGCAACTGCTGCACCGCTACGGCAGCATTCCTCATCACAGCCATATCGCCAAGCACACCTGGATCCTGGCGGTGGTCGCCGGCACCGTGCTGGTCTGGCTGATCCTGCGCATGGTGCGGAAGCGGCGCGAGACCCAGCTGGCGGCTGGCGCGGCCGATTAG
- the cobS gene encoding cobaltochelatase subunit CobS: MTTAATTNAQEIAGVPDMKVSVRQVFGIDSDLEVPAFSASDPHVPEVDADYRFDRATTLAILAGFAKNRRVMVTGYHGTGKSTHIEQVAARLNWPCVRVNLDSHISRIDLVGKDAIVVRDGKQVTEFRDGILPWALQHNVALVFDEYDAGRPDVMFVIQRVLEVSGRLTLLDQNKVIKPHPAFRLFATANTIGLGDTSGLYHGTQQINQGQMDRWSIVTTLNYLAHDEEVEIVLAKAKHYRNAQGRDTVNKMVRLADLTRNAFANGDLSTVMSPRTVITWAENSEIFGDVGFAFRVTFLNKCDELERPLVAEFYQRCFNAELPESAVNVVLS, translated from the coding sequence ATGACGACCGCCGCTACGACCAATGCGCAGGAGATCGCCGGTGTGCCCGACATGAAGGTGTCGGTTCGTCAGGTGTTCGGGATCGACAGCGACCTTGAGGTGCCGGCCTTTTCCGCAAGCGACCCGCATGTTCCTGAAGTGGACGCCGACTACCGCTTCGACCGCGCCACCACGCTTGCGATCCTGGCCGGCTTCGCCAAGAACCGGCGCGTGATGGTCACTGGGTACCATGGTACCGGCAAATCCACCCATATCGAGCAGGTCGCGGCACGCCTGAACTGGCCCTGCGTGCGGGTCAACCTCGACAGCCATATCAGCCGTATCGACCTCGTCGGCAAGGACGCCATCGTGGTCAGGGACGGCAAGCAGGTGACCGAGTTCCGCGACGGCATCCTGCCCTGGGCTCTGCAGCACAATGTGGCGCTGGTGTTCGACGAATACGATGCCGGCCGTCCCGACGTGATGTTCGTGATCCAGCGCGTGCTCGAGGTCTCGGGCCGGCTGACCCTGCTCGACCAGAACAAGGTCATCAAGCCGCACCCGGCGTTCCGCCTGTTCGCCACCGCCAACACGATCGGCCTCGGCGACACCTCCGGCCTCTATCACGGCACGCAGCAGATCAACCAGGGCCAGATGGACCGCTGGTCGATCGTCACGACGCTCAACTATCTCGCGCACGACGAGGAGGTCGAGATCGTGTTGGCCAAGGCCAAGCACTATCGGAACGCGCAGGGCCGCGACACCGTCAACAAGATGGTGCGGCTGGCGGATCTGACGCGCAACGCATTCGCCAACGGCGATCTGTCGACGGTGATGAGCCCGCGCACGGTGATCACCTGGGCCGAGAATTCGGAGATCTTCGGTGACGTCGGCTTTGCCTTCCGCGTCACCTTCCTCAACAAGTGCGACGAGCTGGAGCGTCCGCTGGTCGCGGAGTTCTATCAGCGCTGCTTCAACGCAGAGCTGCCGGAATCCGCCGTCAACGTGGTGCTGTCCTAG
- a CDS encoding LLM class flavin-dependent oxidoreductase → MEIGYFTMPSHPPECGLKEGHDWDLQVLRWLDELGYQEAWIGEHHTAPWEPHPAPDLILAQAFRETKNIRLGPGGFLLPYHHPAELANRVAMLDHLSEGRLNFGIAASGLPSDWAMFNVDGMSGQNREMTREALEIILKMWSEDAPWTYKGKYWTVNKPEAMFDFLKPHIKPVQAPHPPIGVAGLSKNSDTLKLAGERGYIPMSLNLNPAYVSSHWDSVEAGAAKTGRKPSRSDWRLVREVFVAETDEEAWRLSSGDMMGRMMGEYFLPLLGHFGFKDYLKHSPDVPDSDVTVDYCAKRNWIIGSPATVTEKIEKIWHEVGGFGTLCVFGFDYKHKPEAWHNSLRLLKQEVMPRLRHLNADLTRAA, encoded by the coding sequence ATGGAAATCGGATACTTCACGATGCCGTCGCATCCGCCGGAGTGCGGATTGAAGGAGGGCCACGATTGGGACCTGCAGGTCCTGCGCTGGCTCGATGAGCTCGGCTATCAGGAAGCGTGGATCGGGGAGCATCATACCGCGCCATGGGAGCCGCACCCGGCACCCGACCTTATCCTGGCGCAAGCTTTCCGCGAGACGAAGAACATCCGATTGGGGCCCGGCGGCTTCCTGCTGCCCTATCATCATCCCGCTGAACTTGCCAATCGCGTCGCGATGCTCGACCATCTGTCCGAGGGGCGTCTCAATTTCGGCATTGCCGCCTCGGGTCTGCCGAGCGACTGGGCGATGTTCAACGTCGACGGCATGAGCGGTCAGAACCGCGAGATGACCCGCGAGGCGCTGGAGATCATCCTGAAGATGTGGTCCGAGGATGCGCCATGGACGTACAAGGGCAAGTATTGGACGGTGAACAAGCCCGAAGCCATGTTCGATTTCTTGAAACCCCACATCAAGCCGGTACAGGCGCCGCATCCGCCGATCGGCGTTGCCGGGCTGTCGAAGAACTCCGACACGCTCAAGCTCGCGGGCGAACGCGGCTATATCCCGATGAGCCTCAATCTCAACCCGGCCTACGTGTCCTCGCACTGGGATTCCGTCGAGGCCGGCGCCGCAAAGACCGGGCGCAAGCCCAGTCGCAGCGATTGGCGGCTCGTGCGCGAAGTGTTCGTCGCCGAGACGGACGAGGAGGCCTGGCGGCTTTCGTCCGGCGACATGATGGGACGAATGATGGGCGAATACTTCCTGCCCTTGCTCGGTCATTTCGGCTTTAAGGACTATCTGAAACATTCGCCTGACGTGCCGGACTCCGACGTCACCGTCGACTATTGCGCGAAGCGCAACTGGATCATCGGTTCGCCGGCCACGGTGACCGAGAAGATCGAGAAGATCTGGCATGAGGTTGGCGGCTTCGGCACGCTCTGTGTCTTTGGCTTCGACTACAAGCACAAGCCGGAGGCCTGGCACAATTCCCTGCGGCTGCTGAAGCAGGAAGTGATGCCGAGGTTGCGCCATCTCAATGCCGACCTGACCAGGGCCGCCTAG
- a CDS encoding esterase-like activity of phytase family protein has protein sequence MVPNANSGRRRFLALAIGGVSAFACSRTARAQLAPTPVRNRAATDEHSVTSAVRLEVRARPLPSFDLRDRSHVRFGRLEYRSGLALTSSYPGFGGLSGIRLDARGDRFLAISDKGGWFTGRIAYSGREMVGLADVEAAPLLGPDGRPITARGWYDSESIARDGDIVYVGLERVNQLLRYDFAKGGTGARSEIVPLPPAAKRLPNNKGLEALVFVPKGLPLAGTLIAMSERGLDANGNLLAFLIGGPSAGQFSIRRSNDFDVSDAVLLPSGDLLVLERKFSLFNGVGIRIRRLALAEIAPDALVDGPEIFAADLGQEIDNLEGIDAHVTPEGETVLTLVSDDNFSLIQRTLLLQFTLVN, from the coding sequence ATGGTGCCAAATGCGAACTCCGGCCGCCGGCGCTTTCTTGCGCTGGCCATCGGCGGAGTTTCAGCGTTCGCCTGCTCCAGGACCGCTCGCGCCCAACTGGCGCCGACGCCCGTCCGGAACCGCGCTGCCACCGATGAGCATTCCGTCACATCAGCGGTCAGGCTCGAGGTCAGGGCGCGGCCGTTGCCGTCCTTCGATCTGCGCGACCGCTCGCATGTCAGGTTCGGCCGGCTGGAGTATCGCAGCGGGCTCGCTCTGACCTCGTCCTATCCCGGCTTCGGCGGGCTGTCGGGCATCCGGCTCGATGCCCGGGGCGACCGCTTCCTTGCGATCAGCGACAAGGGCGGCTGGTTCACCGGCCGCATCGCCTATTCCGGCCGCGAGATGGTGGGGCTCGCCGATGTCGAGGCGGCACCGCTGCTCGGGCCAGATGGGCGGCCGATCACCGCCCGTGGCTGGTACGATTCCGAATCCATCGCGCGCGACGGCGACATCGTCTATGTCGGCCTCGAACGCGTCAACCAGCTGCTGCGCTACGACTTCGCCAAGGGCGGGACCGGCGCGCGCAGCGAGATCGTGCCGCTGCCGCCGGCCGCCAAGCGGCTGCCCAACAACAAGGGGCTCGAAGCGCTGGTGTTCGTGCCGAAGGGCCTGCCGCTCGCCGGCACCTTGATCGCGATGTCCGAGCGCGGCCTGGATGCCAACGGCAACCTGCTCGCGTTCCTGATCGGTGGTCCGTCTGCAGGGCAGTTCAGCATCCGCCGCAGCAACGATTTCGACGTCAGCGATGCCGTGCTGCTGCCATCCGGAGACCTGCTGGTGCTGGAACGGAAATTCTCTCTGTTCAACGGCGTCGGCATCAGGATTCGCCGCCTGGCGCTCGCGGAGATCGCGCCCGACGCGTTGGTCGATGGTCCCGAGATCTTTGCCGCCGACCTGGGTCAGGAGATCGACAATCTCGAAGGCATCGATGCCCACGTCACGCCCGAGGGCGAGACCGTGCTGACCTTGGTGTCGGACGACAATTTCTCGCTGATCCAGCGCACCCTGCTGCTGCAGTTCACGTTGGTCAATTGA
- a CDS encoding NADH:flavin oxidoreductase/NADH oxidase gives MSALFTSIKLRSLELANRIVVSPMCQYSADNGAANDWHFTHINTLALSGTAMFCIEATHVEPIGRITPGCLGLWDDATEAALKPILASVRKHSKAAVAMQLAHAGRKGSSHRPWDGGQQIQLEQGGWEAVAPSAVPQKEGEVPPRPLDPAGLARIRDAFVDAAQRANRLGIDALELHGAHGYLLHQFLSPLANHRTDEYGGTLANRMRFPLEVFDAVRAVFPADKPVGVRVSATDWVDGGWDLAQTIAFAQELKRRGVDWIDVSSGGVSPLQKIQLGPGYQVPFAQAVKEATGIPTIAVGLITEAQQAEEIVASGKADMVALARGMLYDPRWGWHAAAALGGQVAAPPQYWRSQPSSQKELFGRTTFGGR, from the coding sequence ATGAGCGCCCTGTTTACTTCGATCAAGCTGCGCAGTCTCGAACTGGCCAATCGCATCGTGGTTTCGCCGATGTGCCAGTACTCGGCCGACAATGGTGCCGCCAATGACTGGCATTTCACCCACATCAACACCCTGGCGCTGTCCGGTACCGCGATGTTCTGTATCGAGGCGACGCATGTGGAACCAATCGGCCGCATCACGCCCGGTTGTCTCGGCCTGTGGGACGACGCGACCGAAGCGGCGCTGAAGCCGATCCTGGCCTCGGTCCGCAAACATTCGAAGGCCGCCGTCGCGATGCAGCTCGCACATGCCGGCCGCAAGGGATCGAGCCATCGGCCATGGGACGGCGGTCAGCAGATCCAGCTGGAGCAAGGCGGATGGGAGGCGGTCGCGCCCTCAGCCGTCCCGCAAAAGGAAGGCGAAGTGCCGCCACGGCCTCTCGACCCCGCGGGGCTCGCGCGCATCCGCGACGCCTTCGTCGATGCGGCTCAGCGCGCCAACAGGCTCGGCATCGATGCACTCGAACTGCACGGTGCGCACGGCTATCTGCTGCATCAATTCCTCTCGCCGCTCGCGAACCATCGCACGGATGAATATGGCGGCACGCTCGCGAACCGCATGCGCTTTCCGCTCGAAGTGTTCGACGCAGTCCGCGCAGTCTTCCCGGCTGACAAGCCGGTGGGCGTGCGCGTCTCCGCAACTGATTGGGTCGACGGCGGCTGGGATCTCGCGCAGACCATCGCCTTTGCCCAGGAACTCAAGCGCCGCGGCGTTGACTGGATCGACGTGTCCTCGGGCGGCGTTTCGCCGTTGCAGAAGATCCAGCTCGGACCGGGCTACCAGGTGCCGTTCGCGCAGGCGGTGAAGGAAGCGACGGGCATTCCGACCATTGCGGTCGGCCTGATCACGGAGGCCCAGCAAGCCGAAGAGATCGTCGCCTCCGGGAAAGCCGACATGGTCGCGTTGGCGCGCGGCATGCTCTACGACCCGCGCTGGGGGTGGCATGCGGCCGCCGCGCTCGGCGGCCAGGTCGCCGCGCCTCCGCAATATTGGCGCTCGCAGCCGTCGTCGCAGAAGGAGCTGTTCGGCAGGACAACGTTCGGAGGGCGTTGA